ATTGGCACCAAATACGATCGCAATCCCAGCATCGAGATGAAGAAGACCTGCAGTTAAAAAACCCATGGTGATTCCTGTCATAGCAGTACTTGACTGAATAACGGCAGTAATAATCGCTCCAGTTAAAATACTTAGTAAGATATTATCGTTAATAGAGAGGATAAAATTATTGATAAATGGGAGTGCAGTCAACGGCTGAGCTAGAAGTTCAAAGCCTTTCATTGCTGTAAAGACTGAGGCGATTCCAAAGGTGACCATTCCGATGCTTCTAATTTTTATTGGTTTAAAAAACGTTAGTAATGCTCCAATAATAGCAAGTGGTACTAAAACCTTATCAAGATTAAAGGTAATTAGCTCCGTTTTAAAGGTGGTTCCAATATTTGTGCCTAAAATAATCCCGATCGATTGAGGAAAAGTCATGATTTTTGCTGAAATCAACCCAATCGTGATGACCATTACGGCTGAACTACTCTGTAATAGTGCAGTAACAAAGGTGCCTGTCACCATACCTTTAAGTGGTGTACTTGTTAATTTGGTCAGCCATCCTTTTAATTTATTCCCCGACAAATTAAATAATCCAAACCTTATTATCGTCATGCCAAAGATAAATAATAAGATGAATAATATAAATAATAATATGTAAAGCATGTCTTCACCCCTCCCTTAATTGTATGCCTGAGGGAGGGGGACATGCCAGATTTATGGCGGGTTGTTCAAAAAATTGTGGATCTATGAATAAAAATATTAAAAGGTTGTTTCAACTCTATAAATACAGTTGACCTTGTTTCTATGATATATTATAATTGCAAGGTACATGGATTGAATGTAAGTGTGTTGTGTTTCGGAGGGAGGGAAAGAGAATGTCTAAAACCGTCGTTCGTAAAAACGAATCGCTTGAAGATGCTCTTCGTCGCTTCAAACGTACAGTATCAAAAACTGGTACTTTGCAAGAGGCAAGAAAGCGCGAATTCTACGAAAAGCCAAGTGTAAAGCGTAAGAAAAAGTCTGAAGCAGCAAGAAAACGTAAGTTCTAAGAGAGGGTGTAATTTATGAGTCTTCTCGAGCGTTTAAACAGTGACATGAAACAAGCGATGAAAAATAAGGAAAAAGACAAACTCACAACGATTCGGATGGTAAAAGCTTCCTTGCAAAATGAAGCAATTAAGCTTGGTACAAAAGAGCTTTCCGAAGAAACTGAGTTAACAATCCTTTCTCGCGAAGTAAAGCAACGCAAAGAATCCCTCCATGAATTTGATAAAGCAGGTCGTCAAGACCTTGTTGATAAATTGCGTGCAGAGTTGGCTATCGTCGAACTGTATTTACCGAAGCAGCTTTCCGAAGAAGAGTTGTCAGAAATTGTTAAAGAAACAATCTCTGAAGTCGGTGCAAAATCAAAAGCGGATATGGGAAAAGTGATGGCTGCGATTATGCCTAAATTAAAAGGTAAAGCAGACGGTTCACTTGTAAATAAATTTGTACAACAACACCTTTCATAATTATTCTGACAACCAAAACCGCAAGCGTTTAGCTTGCGGTTTTTCATTGTTTTGAAAAATTTGAAACTTATTTGTCTTTAAAACGTATACATAGTGTCGACATGAAGGGAGGGTAATTATGGTTGAGTTTCTAACAAACCCGATCGTTGTAACACTGCTATTAACGATTGCAGGAACAGCTATTGTTTATGAATTGTTTTCATCGAAGTTTGGGATATCAGGATTCATAGGTTTATTTGCACTACTTCTTTTCTTTTACGGACATTTTCAAGCAGGTCTTGCCGGTTTTGGAACAATTATGTTGTTTGCGGTTGGGATCATGCTAATCTTTTTAGAATTTTTTCTTCCAGGAGCCATTTCGGGCACACTAGGTTTGGCTGCATTAATAGCAAGTCTGTTTCTAGCTGGGGAAAATCCGTTGAATATGGGAATCTCTATTTTTATTGCAATTTGTATTTCGATTGCTGTCATGTTTTTTATGAGCAAGGTCCTCCGCAAAAAAGTGGTTTTATTTAATCGAATGATTCTGTTTGATACTGCTAAAAAAGAAGATGGCTATGTATCTAATGTAAATCGAACAGACTTACTAGGTAAAGAAGGTATTGCATTGACAGTCTTAAGACCTTCGGGAACAGCAGTTTTTAATAATGAAAGAATAGATGTTGTAACTGAAGGCGATTTCATTGACCAAAATACTAAAATCACCGTAATAAAAGTCGAAGGTGTACGAATCGTGGTCAGAAAGGTAAATTAATCCGAAAGAGGAGGTAAGTGCGGTGGAAATAACAAGTGGAAGTTTATTTATGATTGGTATTATTGTGG
This genomic stretch from Neobacillus niacini harbors:
- a CDS encoding GatB/YqeY domain-containing protein, giving the protein MSLLERLNSDMKQAMKNKEKDKLTTIRMVKASLQNEAIKLGTKELSEETELTILSREVKQRKESLHEFDKAGRQDLVDKLRAELAIVELYLPKQLSEEELSEIVKETISEVGAKSKADMGKVMAAIMPKLKGKADGSLVNKFVQQHLS
- a CDS encoding Na/Pi symporter, which codes for MLYILLFILFILLFIFGMTIIRFGLFNLSGNKLKGWLTKLTSTPLKGMVTGTFVTALLQSSSAVMVITIGLISAKIMTFPQSIGIILGTNIGTTFKTELITFNLDKVLVPLAIIGALLTFFKPIKIRSIGMVTFGIASVFTAMKGFELLAQPLTALPFINNFILSINDNILLSILTGAIITAVIQSSTAMTGITMGFLTAGLLHLDAGIAIVFGANIGTCITALIASIGGGKESRLAAFAHVWLNVAGVLIFTPFIPYLSENAHILADEKMIQLAHISVIFNVVSSIMVLPFATKFGEMILKIHGGKTNI
- the rpsU gene encoding 30S ribosomal protein S21, giving the protein MSKTVVRKNESLEDALRRFKRTVSKTGTLQEARKREFYEKPSVKRKKKSEAARKRKF
- a CDS encoding NfeD family protein: MVEFLTNPIVVTLLLTIAGTAIVYELFSSKFGISGFIGLFALLLFFYGHFQAGLAGFGTIMLFAVGIMLIFLEFFLPGAISGTLGLAALIASLFLAGENPLNMGISIFIAICISIAVMFFMSKVLRKKVVLFNRMILFDTAKKEDGYVSNVNRTDLLGKEGIALTVLRPSGTAVFNNERIDVVTEGDFIDQNTKITVIKVEGVRIVVRKVN